In Alkalibacter saccharofermentans DSM 14828, the genomic stretch GCTGCGCTGCCAAGGTTTTATTATGAGCCAGTATGAGAGTTGGCTTTTGCACCTGCTCGATTACCTTTGCCATGGTGTAAGTCTTTCCTGAACCAGTTACACCCAGGAGAGTCTGGTACCGTAAATTTTCATTTATGCCACAGCTAAGTTTTTCTATGGCCTTTATCTGGTCTCCTCTGGGTTCAAATTCCGAGGTTACCTTGAATTCATTCATCTCATTCACCTGTTCCTTTTGTTTTCATAAAACGTATGTTCGGTTAGATTATACATTAACATACGTTAAATATCAATTTTAATGATACCCTAAATTCCTTAATAGAAGCATAAAAAAACGAAGCACCCTGGGATGCCTCGCAGTAAATCTAAATTTCGTGTCTTCCTTCAAGGGATTTTGCCAAGGTAACTTCGTCTGCATACTCAAGATCTCCACCTACGGGAATCCCGTGGGCGATTCTAGTTACCTTTATTCCCGAAGGCTTGATAAGCTTTGAGATGTACATGGCCGTAGCCTCCCCTTCAATAGTCGGGTTTGTGGCTATTATTACCTCTTGAACATCTTCCTTTTGAAGTCTTAGGATAAGCTCCTTAATCCTTATATCGTTGGGACCTATTCCGTCCATAGGAGATATTGCCCCCTGGAGAACGTGATATCTCCCTTTGTAATCCCTTGTCCTTTCAATAGCGATTATGTCCTTTGGCTCCTGAACCACACAGATCATCTTTGGGTCCCTTTTTTGGTCCCTGCATATCCTGCATGGATCTTCATCTGTTATATTAAAGCAAACGGTACAGTATCTAATCTTGTTTTTCGCCTCAATAATAGCATTAGCCAATGCCTCAGACTCCTGTTTGGGTACTTTCAACAGGTGCATCGCCAGCCTTTGAGCTGTTTTGTTGCCGATGCCCGGCAATCTCGCCAGCTCATTTATGAGCTTGGACAGGGAATCTGAATAATAGTCCATATTGCACCTCTGTCACGTGGATTTAAAACATTCCCGGCAGGTTCATTCCTCCGGTTATTTTTGCCATTTCAGCACTTACCATTTCTTCTGCTTTTCTCAAAGCTTCGTTGACCGCAGCTAAAACAAGGTCTTCAAGCATTTCTACGTCGTCCTCATCTACTACTTCCGGATTTATCTTAATTGAAACTATCTCTTTTTTACCGGTAGCAACAGCAGTGACCGCTCCGCCTCCTGCAGTGGCTTCAACTTCCCTTTCCTGCACCTCAGCCTGAACCTTTTGCATATCAGCCTGCATCTTCTGCACCTGCTTCATCATATTGTTCATATTTCCCATTCCACCTGGAAATTTATTTCTCGCCATTTTTACTCCTCCTAAAAAATTATTTAAATTCAACCTTGTCTTCACCAAACAAATCCAAAGGAAGCTTGTTTACAAGGTAATCATCCCGTGTCTTTACTTGGATGCTTATCTTCACATCCCTGCCTAATATCTTCTTGGCTGTGCTTTCTATGTAGGCTTTTTCCTCTTCCACTTTCTGGCTGTGAAATTCATCTCCTTGGTTGTAACGGATAATGATTTTATCACCGTCGGCTTTAGCCTTGCCTACTCCTAAGGACATTCCTAAAACCTTTTTGTCCTTGCTTATATATTTTACCACTGAGGCAAAATCTGCATCCTTGCCCGGCTTTGGCCCATCTGATATCTTTTCATGGGCTTGCGGGTCTTTCCTAACGTATCCTGCTTCCTGTTCCCTTGCCACCGGAGCCTGCCTTGCAGGTTTCTCGACCTGGGTAGAACTCGCCTTTATAGTAGATTCTTCCATGGTGCAGAGTCTTACTAGAGTGACCTCCATGAGGATCTTTGGCAATGCGGTAAATTTCAGCTTGTTTTCTCTGTCGGTAAGAACATCTATTATCGAGCTGATCCGCTCCATGGTCTCCATGCTGCTCCCGGCAAGAAGCCCGCTGGACTCGTCTTTTATTTCGATAAGCATATTGGTGTTTTTTGTTATCCCATAGATCAAAACGTCCCTAAATCCGCTTATAAGCTGATGGATAAGCTGAACCATTTCCTTGCCTGCGTTATAGGCGTTGTCCAAATTATCCAGGGCTCTTTTTACATCTCTGTCCAAAACAGCCTCAATCATCGAATATACAATCTCATTGTCGGTGATGCCCAGAATGGACTTTACCTCTTCATACTCTATCAGGTCGTCTTTGCTGATTGACATACACTGATCGAGGATGCTAAGAGCATCTCTCATTGCTCCGTCGGCATTCCTGGCAATTAGCTTCAGGGCCGCATCTTCTATCTCAATTTGGGTGTCTTTACAGATATATGCCATTCGGCCTATAATCTCTTCGGAGGTCAGCCTGCGAAAATTAAATCGCTGACATCTTGAGAGTATGGTTGCCGGTAGCTTATTGGGTTCAGTGGTTGCGAGTATGAATATGGCATGGGCTGGAGGTTCCTCCAGAGTCTTTAAAAGGGCATTGAAAGCCTCCATAGTAAGCATGTGGACCTCATCTATGATATATACCTTGTACCTGCCCACTGCAGGCATGTACTTGACCTTGTCACGCAAATCTCTAATTTCGTCTACTCCTCTGTTTGAGGCGGCATCGATTTCGATGATGTCCATGACGCTGCTGGTCTCCAAATCTGCACATGTTTTGCAGTTGTTGCATGGTTCTCCGGTTTCGGATTCGGGACAGTTCACAGCTCTGGCAAAAATCTTTGCCGCGGAGGTCTTTCCAGTACCTCTTGTTCCGCTAAATAGATATGCATGGGCTATCTTGTCCATGGTTATTTGATTTTTTAAAATAGAAACTACATTTTCTTGGCCTATCATATCCTCGAAACGCTTAGGCCGATATTTTCTATATAATGCTACGTATTCCATCCATATGCTCCTATAATCATATTGAAACCCTTGCGCCTTTATAGTCATGAAAATAAAAAAATGTCGTGCACCCTTCGTCGAATACACCTGTAGAGCGAAACGAATCAGCCAGCTCAAACCAGGTTGACCTGCGGCACATAGAATTCCTGCTTACCGCTGCTTCCTTCCGGACCTGACGGGGTTCACAAGTATCTATTGCACAGGGCCCGGCTCTCAACACCGCTTAAAACGCTCCTGACCTCTAAAAATGCATCCTCTGTCGGGAATTCGATCCTGCTACAGCGGATTGCAGGTACAGGGCACCGCTAACTCCCCATCTAGCACGACAAAAGTGTATGTCAACCCTCAAAAGAGCTACAAACAATTTTTAGTTGGCTACCAAAAGCCACATATTGAATTGTACCACACTGAGTGAAAATTGCAAGAAAAATCAGCTGATTATCCCGGCCTTTTCCTTCGCATGTTTTCTGGCCCACCGGTCTATTTCCAGGATTTCCTCCAGCCCCGGCTCTCTTATTGGTACGTGCAGATTCATCACTGATTCGATGATCTTAGGTATATCCAAAAAAGAAATCTCTTTGTTTAAAAACTTATCGACCATTATCTCGTTAGCACCGTTAAGAACTACGGGCATGCTTCCTCCTGCTTCAAGCGCATCGTAAGCAAGCTTGAGACATCTAAACTTATTTACATCAGGTTTTCTAAATTCCAAAGTCCCTATTTCGGCAAGGTTCAAGCTTTTCGTATTATTTTCGTGCCTTTCAGGATATAACAGAGCCAGCTGAATTGCCACCCTCATGTCCGGTTCTCCTAGTTGGGCCATGGAAGAGTGATCTTTAAACTCGACCAAAGAATGAATGATGCTTTGAGGATGTATTATAACGTCGATTTCTGCAGTCTTAAGATCAAACAGCCATTTAGCTTCTATAACTTCCAGACCTTTGTTCATGAGTGTTGACGAGTCTATGGTGACCTTTTTGCCCATGGACCAGTTGGGATGCTTTAGAGCCTGCTCTACAGTAACCCCTTCAAGCTGTTTTATGTCGTAGTCCCTAAAAGGACCACCGGATGCTGTTAGGCTTATCTTTGACAGGTACTTGCGCTGGTTTCCTATCAAGCATTGAAATATGGCACTGTGCTCGCTGTCTACAGGGTATAACTCCACGCCTTGTGCTTTAGCCAGATTCATGACTACGCTTCCTCCGGCCACCAACGTTTCCTTGTTTGCAAGGGCGATGTCTTTTCCCTTTTTTATTGCCTCTATCGTAGGAATAAGTCCCGCCATTCCGGGTATTGCCGTAACGACCCGCTGTGCACTGTCCCAGGCAGCAGCCGCAGATAACCCCTCAAGGCCTTCCAGTACCTCACACTTCCCCTGAAGCCTTTTTCTAAGCTCACCAGCTTTTTTCTCATCCCATACCGCTACGATTTCCGGTTGGAACTCCAGTGCCTGTTTTTCCAGAAGGTCGATATTCTCATTTCCCGTAATTGCCACAACGGATATCTTGTCTCCATGATTTCTTACGACGTCCAGAGTCTGAGTGCCGATTGACCCGGTAGACCCCAATATGCTTATTTTAATCATTAATACAACCCCTTATTGAAAATAATTTCACACGTTATATGATAACGGAGAAACCGGGGGTTTTCAAGAAAAATTATACATCGATATTGTCGGTTAAATAACCCCTGACAGCCAAGGCTATCATCGCCGCTCCTACAATAAAAAATATTACATGAAGTTGATTGATGCTGGCTAGGATAATGCACTGTATAACGATCCATAGGGCGAGTATCCCACCCTGGAAAAACGAAAGCAAAGGAAACATCTTGCTGTTTTTCATTCCCGTCCAAGCAGCGAAAAGATTGCCAAGACCTATGATTACGAACAGGAAGAGTCCCGGAATCAGAAAGTCATCGAAAGGTCCGTGCCTCAAAGCAACATTTGCATCTATGCCCACTAAATTGCCCGTGGGATCATATATGGCTGCAGCTCCTCCAAAAATTGCGCCCAGTCCAACAAAAATGTGTATGCCTGCCTGAACTTTTTTTAACAAGGACATGGAAATTCCTCCCCCTCATATTTTCATCCCCTAATTTACAAATCAATTATACCATATTGATTGACAAGCCACCTGTACATCTGTATAATAATATTCTGCGACAACAACATCTGGAGAGATGTCCGA encodes the following:
- the recR gene encoding recombination mediator RecR, with the protein product MDYYSDSLSKLINELARLPGIGNKTAQRLAMHLLKVPKQESEALANAIIEAKNKIRYCTVCFNITDEDPCRICRDQKRDPKMICVVQEPKDIIAIERTRDYKGRYHVLQGAISPMDGIGPNDIRIKELILRLQKEDVQEVIIATNPTIEGEATAMYISKLIKPSGIKVTRIAHGIPVGGDLEYADEVTLAKSLEGRHEI
- a CDS encoding YbaB/EbfC family nucleoid-associated protein, which translates into the protein MARNKFPGGMGNMNNMMKQVQKMQADMQKVQAEVQEREVEATAGGGAVTAVATGKKEIVSIKINPEVVDEDDVEMLEDLVLAAVNEALRKAEEMVSAEMAKITGGMNLPGMF
- the dnaX gene encoding DNA polymerase III subunit gamma/tau, yielding MEYVALYRKYRPKRFEDMIGQENVVSILKNQITMDKIAHAYLFSGTRGTGKTSAAKIFARAVNCPESETGEPCNNCKTCADLETSSVMDIIEIDAASNRGVDEIRDLRDKVKYMPAVGRYKVYIIDEVHMLTMEAFNALLKTLEEPPAHAIFILATTEPNKLPATILSRCQRFNFRRLTSEEIIGRMAYICKDTQIEIEDAALKLIARNADGAMRDALSILDQCMSISKDDLIEYEEVKSILGITDNEIVYSMIEAVLDRDVKRALDNLDNAYNAGKEMVQLIHQLISGFRDVLIYGITKNTNMLIEIKDESSGLLAGSSMETMERISSIIDVLTDRENKLKFTALPKILMEVTLVRLCTMEESTIKASSTQVEKPARQAPVAREQEAGYVRKDPQAHEKISDGPKPGKDADFASVVKYISKDKKVLGMSLGVGKAKADGDKIIIRYNQGDEFHSQKVEEEKAYIESTAKKILGRDVKISIQVKTRDDYLVNKLPLDLFGEDKVEFK
- a CDS encoding 1-deoxy-D-xylulose-5-phosphate reductoisomerase translates to MIKISILGSTGSIGTQTLDVVRNHGDKISVVAITGNENIDLLEKQALEFQPEIVAVWDEKKAGELRKRLQGKCEVLEGLEGLSAAAAWDSAQRVVTAIPGMAGLIPTIEAIKKGKDIALANKETLVAGGSVVMNLAKAQGVELYPVDSEHSAIFQCLIGNQRKYLSKISLTASGGPFRDYDIKQLEGVTVEQALKHPNWSMGKKVTIDSSTLMNKGLEVIEAKWLFDLKTAEIDVIIHPQSIIHSLVEFKDHSSMAQLGEPDMRVAIQLALLYPERHENNTKSLNLAEIGTLEFRKPDVNKFRCLKLAYDALEAGGSMPVVLNGANEIMVDKFLNKEISFLDIPKIIESVMNLHVPIREPGLEEILEIDRWARKHAKEKAGIIS